The Paenibacillus sp. MBLB1832 genome has a window encoding:
- the obgE gene encoding GTPase ObgE, producing MFVDKAKIFVKGGDGGDGLVAFRREKYVPEGGPAGGDGGNGGDVIFRVDEGLRTLMDFRYQKHFKADRGEKGRNKSMHGANADDMIVRIPPGTTVIDDDTQEIIADLTRHGQQVVVAKGGRGGRGNTRFVTQRITAPEIAENGEEGVERWVTLEMKVMADVGLVGFPSVGKSTLLSVVSAAKPKIAEYHFTTLTPNLGVVDVGDGRSFVMADLPGLIEGAHEGVGLGHEFLRHVERTRVIVHVVDMSAADGRDPYEDFIKINEEVKLYNAKLEQRPQIVVANKMDMPVSEENLALFKEQLAADGKEFEVYPISALTRSGVQELLYKISDIVESIPQAPEVEGVVETEERKVYRFEKNEENDFTIRRDNDAFVIDSPSIEKLIKRTNFSTQDGVARFARILRNMGIDDELRRRGAVHGQTIQIGDFEFEFDEKQ from the coding sequence ATGTTTGTAGATAAGGCGAAGATTTTTGTAAAAGGCGGCGACGGTGGCGACGGTTTAGTTGCGTTCCGTCGTGAGAAATATGTACCGGAAGGCGGACCTGCTGGCGGTGACGGAGGCAATGGCGGAGATGTTATTTTCCGCGTGGACGAGGGTCTTCGTACGCTGATGGATTTCCGTTATCAGAAACACTTTAAGGCGGATCGTGGCGAAAAGGGTCGCAACAAGTCTATGCACGGCGCGAATGCCGATGATATGATCGTGCGGATTCCGCCAGGGACGACAGTTATTGATGATGATACGCAAGAAATCATCGCTGATTTGACGCGTCACGGACAACAAGTTGTTGTGGCGAAAGGCGGACGCGGCGGACGTGGAAATACGCGTTTCGTTACGCAGCGCATCACGGCTCCTGAGATCGCCGAGAACGGCGAGGAAGGCGTTGAGCGTTGGGTTACGCTTGAGATGAAAGTCATGGCAGACGTAGGGCTTGTAGGCTTTCCGAGCGTCGGTAAGTCGACGCTGTTGTCTGTTGTTTCGGCGGCGAAGCCCAAAATCGCCGAGTATCACTTTACAACACTGACGCCGAACCTGGGCGTAGTGGATGTAGGTGACGGCCGCAGCTTCGTGATGGCGGACCTCCCGGGCTTGATTGAAGGCGCCCATGAAGGCGTTGGGCTCGGCCATGAGTTCTTGCGTCACGTCGAGCGCACGCGTGTGATCGTGCATGTCGTCGACATGTCCGCGGCGGATGGACGTGACCCTTATGAAGATTTCATCAAAATCAACGAGGAAGTCAAACTGTATAATGCGAAGCTGGAACAGCGTCCGCAAATTGTAGTTGCCAACAAGATGGATATGCCAGTATCTGAGGAAAATTTGGCACTCTTCAAGGAGCAGCTTGCTGCGGATGGCAAAGAGTTTGAGGTATATCCGATTTCCGCACTTACCCGCAGTGGTGTGCAGGAGTTGTTATACAAAATCTCAGATATCGTAGAAAGCATTCCGCAAGCACCAGAAGTGGAAGGCGTTGTAGAGACTGAAGAGCGCAAGGTGTATCGGTTTGAGAAAAATGAAGAGAATGATTTCACGATTCGTCGCGATAATGATGCCTTCGTCATTGACAGTCCGTCCATTGAGAAATTAATTAAACGGACCAATTTCTCCACGCAAGATGGGGTTGCGCGCTTTGCTCGTATTTTAAGGAATATGGGGATTGATGATGAATTGCGCAGACGCGGTGCTGTTCATGGTCAAACGATTCAGATTGGTGATTTTGAATTCGAATTCGATGAGAAACAGTAA
- a CDS encoding anthranilate phosphoribosyltransferase, with protein sequence MKKWIQAMGSEPSNMRDLTYEEAVEAASQMAGGESTDAQCAAFLMALCMKGESAEELMAFIDVYRSHSLPYQDVPNSLTASGPQEGRGRFPITLPVSLLLASVGFNQVMQGGAALPSKQGTVMRDILDGFGIAVNLSIKAWHTILAQLHIGYLSTEQICPPIGRLRQVREQLGLRTVIDTLERVLNPVLSTNLIIGVGQKKTLESLIPISIRAGFQQAYIVHGIDGSEDLPIYQNSTIRIVTPWGDESRLVEPQKFGFVSTTLPQIHKEEQIELVERIIMGDEGLEVKRERDHVIFNAGLRLKWFDKVDSYEDGFQLAESLLRRREAQKLLQKWADQSQHLKRQEPPKNDDSWAEIG encoded by the coding sequence ATGAAAAAATGGATTCAAGCCATGGGCTCCGAACCATCCAACATGCGTGATTTGACTTACGAGGAAGCCGTTGAAGCTGCAAGCCAAATGGCGGGCGGGGAATCGACGGATGCCCAGTGCGCAGCATTTCTGATGGCGTTATGCATGAAAGGGGAGTCGGCTGAGGAGCTGATGGCTTTCATCGACGTATACCGCAGCCACTCCTTGCCGTATCAAGATGTGCCTAACTCGCTTACCGCCTCCGGTCCCCAAGAAGGCAGGGGGAGGTTTCCAATCACGCTGCCCGTGAGCTTGCTATTAGCCTCTGTTGGGTTCAACCAGGTGATGCAAGGCGGGGCAGCACTTCCCTCTAAGCAAGGGACGGTAATGAGAGATATCTTAGATGGCTTTGGTATTGCTGTGAACTTATCTATCAAAGCATGGCATACCATACTGGCACAACTGCATATTGGTTATCTGTCAACAGAGCAAATCTGTCCGCCGATTGGACGATTAAGACAAGTGCGTGAGCAGTTGGGATTACGAACGGTCATTGATACCCTGGAACGTGTGCTAAACCCTGTGTTGTCGACGAATCTCATTATCGGGGTCGGTCAGAAGAAGACGTTGGAGTCGCTCATTCCAATTTCGATCCGCGCTGGGTTTCAGCAAGCCTACATTGTCCATGGCATTGATGGCTCAGAGGACTTGCCGATTTATCAAAATAGTACAATACGCATTGTAACGCCTTGGGGAGATGAGTCACGCCTCGTAGAGCCGCAGAAATTCGGATTTGTCAGCACGACGTTACCGCAAATTCACAAAGAGGAGCAGATCGAGCTGGTGGAACGCATCATCATGGGAGATGAAGGACTGGAAGTGAAACGCGAGCGGGATCATGTCATTTTTAATGCAGGATTACGGTTAAAATGGTTTGATAAAGTGGACAGTTACGAGGATGGCTTCCAACTGGCGGAATCGTTACTGCGGCGAAGAGAAGCGCAGAAACTGCTGCAGAAATGGGCCGATCAAAGTCAGCATTTGAAGCGGCAAGAACCTCCTAAGAACGATGATTCGTGGGCGGAAATTGGATGA
- a CDS encoding C40 family peptidase, which translates to MKKQLLAFALVPSLLFGAVTVPSPTLASAATTGEIINSVSFRQSPDENAARIRYLQQGEKVTIVENVNAYWYKIQDSNGRVGYVSTSAKYIKAGAVVTTPSTTPSAGTGRIVAGVSFRTAPDQNASRIRYLKAGETVQIVQKVNAYWYKVKASDGKVGYISTSPTYVTTSGVATSPGTTVNSGSTTSEKIQKVIAAGKKYMGTPYEYGSSRADTSTFDCSDFIHQAFLDGIGLNLPSDSRGQGTYVKSLGHNVTDWHNLKAGDLMFFMSYKGTAQSNYTGINKSAQTITHVAMYLGNGQILSTYSKESGGVRIDTVANTHWEYRFLFGGSAL; encoded by the coding sequence ATGAAAAAACAACTACTTGCTTTTGCTCTTGTCCCATCGCTTCTATTCGGTGCTGTAACTGTGCCAAGTCCTACTTTGGCATCCGCGGCAACTACTGGTGAAATTATAAACAGTGTAAGTTTTCGGCAAAGTCCTGACGAGAATGCCGCGCGTATTCGCTATCTGCAGCAGGGTGAGAAAGTCACGATCGTAGAGAATGTGAATGCCTATTGGTATAAAATTCAAGATAGTAACGGACGTGTCGGCTATGTGTCGACTAGTGCGAAATATATAAAGGCAGGCGCTGTAGTTACGACGCCATCTACGACACCATCAGCAGGGACAGGCCGGATTGTGGCTGGTGTAAGTTTCCGAACGGCACCTGACCAGAATGCGAGCAGAATCCGTTATTTGAAAGCCGGGGAAACGGTTCAGATCGTGCAGAAGGTCAATGCTTACTGGTATAAAGTGAAAGCGTCTGATGGAAAGGTGGGATACATCAGTACGAGCCCAACCTATGTAACAACTTCGGGCGTTGCGACTTCGCCAGGGACGACGGTCAACAGTGGAAGCACGACTAGCGAGAAAATTCAAAAGGTCATTGCAGCTGGCAAGAAATATATGGGGACACCGTATGAGTACGGATCAAGTCGAGCCGATACGTCGACTTTTGATTGTTCGGATTTCATCCATCAAGCGTTCCTTGATGGGATCGGCTTGAATCTTCCGAGCGATTCCAGGGGGCAGGGCACATATGTCAAATCGTTGGGGCACAATGTGACGGATTGGCATAATCTCAAGGCTGGAGATCTCATGTTCTTTATGTCTTATAAAGGGACAGCACAATCGAATTACACGGGGATTAATAAGTCTGCTCAAACGATCACGCATGTCGCGATGTATCTGGGGAATGGACAGATCCTGTCCACGTATTCCAAAGAAAGCGGCGGTGTCCGTATTGATACGGTTGCAAACACTCATTGGGAGTATCGATTTCTTTTTGGCGGCAGCGCCCTATAA
- a CDS encoding NUDIX hydrolase → MITLRMMSTALLWNEKDELLMMKRALTRTLSPGLWAAIGGHLEPHEISLPRVACLREIREETGIEQNEIADLRLQYVLLRLNGQEVRQQFFYIGTTTVDPRIETSEGELHWIPRADVLNRPMPYIFRCLLQHYFTAGHTEHPWVGSAGLDQLTGDPTVHWNPLLDPLQI, encoded by the coding sequence ATGATTACACTGCGTATGATGTCTACTGCACTGCTATGGAACGAAAAAGACGAGCTCCTGATGATGAAACGCGCGCTCACCCGTACGCTTTCACCAGGCTTATGGGCGGCGATCGGCGGGCACTTGGAGCCTCATGAAATCAGCCTGCCGCGTGTTGCCTGCCTGCGAGAGATTAGAGAAGAAACAGGCATTGAACAGAATGAAATCGCTGATCTCCGCTTGCAATATGTCCTGCTGCGGCTGAATGGCCAAGAGGTACGCCAGCAGTTTTTCTATATCGGTACCACAACCGTCGATCCGCGCATTGAAACGTCGGAGGGAGAGCTTCATTGGATCCCGCGAGCGGATGTGCTCAATCGACCAATGCCTTATATTTTCCGCTGTTTGCTTCAGCATTATTTCACCGCAGGTCATACCGAGCATCCATGGGTAGGATCGGCTGGTCTGGATCAGCTAACGGGCGATCCTACCGTTCATTGGAACCCTTTGCTTGATCCCTTGCAAATCTAA